From the Papaver somniferum cultivar HN1 chromosome 2, ASM357369v1, whole genome shotgun sequence genome, the window TCTATGAATCACCATAATTCCTTGAAAATCATTGAGAGAGTCTCCTAAAATATCTATACTCACAGAGAGTCACCCAAAATATCTTGCATAAAAAGTCTTTCAATGTCTCTACTAATCCCAATTGATTAACCCCGTGCAAGAGATTAATCCCAATTAACTAACCCCCTGCCATAACGAGGGTTCAGTTATGGCAGGAAAaagaagattttttctttttttttttgaaatgaaatgaaattcggCTAGGTTTTTGAATGAGTTtcgttttgatttgtttttaagTTAGATTTATTTAATATTAGGTTAATGAATAGTCACGCGTAAAGTGGTTATTGGGTTTATTTTGTATTGGTTTAGGTGAAGAGCGGTGCTATCCCGCATGACTATGTGGGATAGCTTTTTAAGTTATCAGCCTGCCAACGGTTGGATTTTTCCTCAAACCGTTAAGATTGGTTGtagtttatatttttaattttatacaCCTGCATAATCAACAAATTAGAGTTAGGTCCCTTATCTTATAAGCTCCAAAGAAATCCATCCTCTTTATACATAACTATCCCGTAAAAAGAAAGAGTATCTTAAGGAAAAAACTCACCTTCTTTTTATATTAAAAACCCATCTTTTTCTGATCTGCTATGTTTATAGTTTTATGGAGATGAGTTCTCGGCGAAGTTTGGCAAACGAGTTTGATCTCTGTTTGTTAAATGATCCTGATTTTAGTGTATGGAACGGCCATAATAATTTAGCAGAATCATGTGCTCAGAAAGGTAATTTGATTTTGTGATTTTCTCTGATTGatttcaattttctttttaatCAAGCTAGTAATTTGATTATGATGCTCTTAATTGAAAGGATTGTAAGTCAGTAATTCTTAATTACAGTATTTTTAGtgaacccaaaaccctagttatctttATACAGTGAGATATATGAATTAGGGCTTTgttcaaataataatttattagtaATTTAGTTAATAAGCATTCTTCATGATCATATACAGATTCTCAAGAGTTCAATGAAGTTCCGTATGAAGAAGAGGAGGTAGATATGTATGATGAAGACAAAAACTACTGGATGGAATCTTATGAGAACATTATGTCAACAGATGGAGTAAAAAATGTTGGGCTTGATGATGCAATAGTTCCATTAAATAGCACAAAAGAGTTGTCTGAAGAAGAGATCAATAGTATTCGCCCATACATCGGGAAAGAATTTGAGTCACAAGATGAAGCTTAGGATTTCTATAATCGGTATGCAGGTAATACTGGATTCAGTATTCGTCGGCACACCACTAACAAGTCTAGAGTTGAGCCTTTTGAAGTAATACAACGCACATTTTGTTGTAATCGTCAAGGAGTGCGAGATACTAGAGTTAAGCCTGTTGAACAAAGGCAAAGGAACCAAGCTGATATAAGGGCAAACTGTAATGCCGCAATGGTGATAACGAAGAGAAACAGTAGATG encodes:
- the LOC113349447 gene encoding uncharacterized protein LOC113349447; its protein translation is MEMSSRRSLANEFDLCLLNDPDFSVWNGHNNLAESCAQKDSQEFNEVPYEEEEVDMYDEDKNYWMESYENIMSTDGVKNVGLDDAIVPLNSTKELSEEEINSIRPYIGKEFESQDEA